From a region of the Cucumis sativus cultivar 9930 chromosome 6, Cucumber_9930_V3, whole genome shotgun sequence genome:
- the LOC101207180 gene encoding cytokinin riboside 5'-monophosphate phosphoribohydrolase LOG1 → MGDDGEMIKHIHPLNSRFKRVCVFCGSSSGKRNCYREAAVELARELVSRRLDLVYGGGSIGLMGLVSREVHNGGGHVIGIIPKTLMRKEITGETVGEVRPVADMHQRKAEMARHSDCFIALPGGYGTLEELLEVITWAQLGIHDKPVGLLNVHGYYNSLLSFIDKAVDDGFIMPSQRSIIVSAPNAKELVQKLEEYVPVHDGVVAKAKWEAAQMELNATLQTEFYR, encoded by the exons atgggtGATGATGGGGAGATGATCAAACACATACATCCCTTAAACTCAAGGTTTAAAAGGGTTTGTGTTTTTTGTGGGAGTAGCTCCGGCAAGAGAAATTGCTACCGTGAAGCTGCCGTCGAACTCGCCCGAGAAttg gtTTCGAGAAGATTGGATCTTGTTTATGGAGGTGGAAGTATTGGGTTAATGGGGCTTGTCTCTCGTGAGGTTCACAATGGAGGTGGACATGTCATAGG AATTATCCCAAAAACCTTGATGCGTAAAGAG ATTACTGGAGAAACAGTTGGGGAGGTCCGACCAGTAGCCGACATGCATCAAAGGAAAGCGGAGATGGCCCGCCATTCTGACTGTTTCATTGCCCTCCCAg gtggATATGGAACGTTGGAAGAGCTACTCGAAGTCATTACCTGGGCCCAACTTGGCATCCATGACAAGCCG GTGGGTTTGCTTAATGTTCATGGCTATTACAACTCGCTTCTCTCCTTCATTGATAAGGCGGTAGACGACGGCTTTATCATGCCGTCTCAACGCAGTATTATCGTATCTGCTCCAAACGCCAAGGAGCTTGTTCAGAAACTCGAG GAATATGTGCCGGTTCATGATGGTGTGGTGGCAAAAGCCAAGTGGGAAGCGGCACAAATGGAGCTAAACGCCACTTTGCAGACAGAATTCTACCGGTGA